A genomic stretch from Sporocytophaga myxococcoides DSM 11118 includes:
- a CDS encoding glycosyl hydrolase family 8, with amino-acid sequence MIKQYSLRLCVFLICSFFSIGAIAQINTPAGAVVPFNANPKYANGIMPKTLPTSGAYGKSTDAANAYNEWKANYTESCGSGKWRVKFDDPSKTVSEGIAYGMLLSAYAADKALFDGLWAFYKANSNNGFSFMNWKTNGCVANPETTGGATDADLDVAFALLIAKTQWPSGTYGVDATNLINAIKQSEIHSSGIANNGNGWGMGSVDGSNGKQACVNPSYQSPAYYKVFKDYTKDNSWDNAVTGGYNLINANAHTTTGLVSDWSTNTGVRNTCNNSGTGSSPTDGYGYDACRNPWRLAQDVIWNNEAKAKSILGKISTYLAGKGASNVRGPLYQDGGLYSGNAHNATFVSTFAVAVMGSTNQTLMDQMYTETVNTKDLIQNQTLSGYYGNTLRCISLFMMTGNFWPYGTTSEQEINVRQGSVNIENNTTFDFQNGQIGVGKSINFTIENLGFAPLTLSGSPIVVLTPTTDFTVTTQPSGPLALNANTIFTVKFNPTSAGLKTATITIASNDADEGTYKITLIGTGTTNATAPKLVAKNDNVILANLGTFDLGNVTSGATGTKKLKIINNGDAPLNLSKPTVATDFISGGTHPTNYSVTSTLPITIAKGDSAYITISFVAPSTIPSNPVATTTLKLVTDDPSYATFTLTLNATIVNCAKSISDSKILTDFDGNYNVKHTWDPKPAGAFSQATANPSATGLNLSATVASYNRPSTGTFEIIRYFPCSGTNFDGLTLATPAISMLVYSPAVGIKVTLAAQTGTDAAAKPIYTDYSSNVNVFTTKANQWERLTFDLSKVVKNGDVSKFTILDIQIDPELGYSGWPAKFYIDDIKYSGLACVNDLPASQVLLDFDNHNNVSLDYGVSSLSAPTGNVVSGGLNTSANVGKFTKEAAAAAYSDGLRYNGCGGVFDLSSKKIISMLVYSTVADAPIQISAKIPDGSDLDTYPDDAATAIVRTVFANKWHRLYFDLSSVPTAQIPNVFAFDVNFDPNNTKKAQTYYFDDIRYETATPCVTGIPATNVLNDFDDNRYLDIVFPGTFNTIYPNPTTTGINNSATAGQFVRDAGTTTGTSFRFKACQSNIDLGAGKAVINLMVNAPNAGTTFLMSLKNAAGTDLSSVEATTTGAAGVWEELSFDHSAILNSSDVAFIDVIVDPNAKFSAAGSSVAARTYLVDNLRYGYVPAQPEINVRVQTATPTNILTTQSFNMGTISVGDSSAAITFSIQNNGLVDLLLNGTPDLAIAGANPGDFTISKSPTYTTTVGALSASNFVVRFKPTAGGARSASITIKNTDSNEGSYIIYLNGTAKQPTMSLKQGATIYNAASAAYDFGTSLLNTATSPVTFTITSIGDDTLRLSGTPVVTITGTNAADFSVTQPVITKLHPSTGTVLTTTFTVTFKPTTSGVKNAVINIGNNSSVNPYTFKVTGNGDCPLPTAPLAGPDQSTCDASVTLAGNTPTVGTGTWSIVGTSSATIKTPSSATSVVENLTAGQSVTLRWTIANTCGTNFDEVVIKRNVTPSVSFPEITSVCAGGSVDLFPTVTGGTQPYVYTWTASAGTAPTGPIPTVTPSATTTYSLVVKDANNCSNVAVQKVISVNAKPVLTVTPATSDICAGGSAALTASATGGTVPYSYAWDSAPALVINNDKATASPSVTSTYYVTASDGNGCTSDKKSALVNVTSGGVASVTISPATVAVCDGTPVTLTATGVNGGVPTYEWFVNGNKVTAGVNGSEFTSSALPNNAQVTVKMTSSIACATGSPATSGATTVTINSLPSVAVNTSAAEICNGGSVNVSAVVNNGKAPYAYAWTSSVGNKPADAGSTLSPTETTTYSVQVTDANNCKNTVAASKQVVVNAKPSVAVTPSSTDVCTGQSTVLTANVIGGTAPFNYQWTNVVGNTASVTVAPTAETTYSVVVTDGKSCQSAAATSLVKVSSTVEAKVVITASTEKACDAGTNATFTLTSQGGGTSPVYTWSVNNINASNSSETYSASVKPGDIVKVVMTSSLACATGSPATSNVITIANAGNICVVPAKKTITGPTSVTAGDEATYMTDGAPEGSEYTWSLPEGATIVEHNADYSTIKVKFASNSGNVVLHETNPAGTTDSDPISVVVTPAGISALLSNSISVMPNPGVDFLVTLGEVFSGNVNIIVKNALGTSVLEENVFKGSSSADYNVNLSGFASGIYFLEIRTEQGNAVKRLIKQ; translated from the coding sequence ATGATAAAACAATACAGTCTCAGACTATGTGTGTTTTTGATTTGTAGCTTTTTCTCCATTGGGGCGATAGCGCAGATTAATACACCGGCAGGGGCGGTTGTACCATTTAACGCAAACCCTAAGTATGCTAATGGTATAATGCCTAAAACCCTGCCTACTTCAGGAGCGTATGGCAAATCAACAGATGCAGCTAACGCTTACAATGAATGGAAGGCAAACTATACTGAAAGCTGCGGAAGTGGGAAGTGGCGTGTAAAATTTGATGATCCGTCAAAAACGGTTTCTGAAGGTATCGCTTATGGTATGTTGCTGTCTGCTTATGCTGCAGATAAAGCTCTTTTCGATGGACTTTGGGCATTTTATAAAGCAAATTCTAATAATGGATTCAGCTTTATGAATTGGAAAACAAATGGATGTGTGGCGAACCCGGAAACAACCGGTGGAGCTACAGATGCTGATCTTGATGTAGCATTTGCATTATTAATTGCCAAAACACAGTGGCCATCAGGAACATATGGAGTTGATGCAACAAACTTGATTAATGCTATCAAACAATCAGAAATACATTCTTCAGGGATTGCCAACAATGGTAATGGCTGGGGAATGGGTTCTGTGGATGGATCCAATGGAAAACAAGCTTGCGTTAATCCAAGTTACCAATCGCCTGCATATTATAAGGTGTTTAAGGATTATACAAAAGATAATTCATGGGATAACGCTGTAACTGGTGGTTACAACTTGATCAATGCAAATGCTCATACTACAACCGGGCTTGTTTCAGACTGGTCAACCAACACTGGTGTAAGAAATACTTGTAATAATTCAGGAACAGGTTCTTCCCCTACTGATGGGTATGGTTATGATGCTTGCCGTAACCCTTGGAGATTGGCTCAGGATGTAATATGGAATAATGAAGCGAAAGCTAAAAGTATACTTGGCAAAATATCCACTTATTTAGCAGGAAAGGGGGCATCAAATGTAAGAGGACCTTTATATCAGGATGGTGGACTTTACAGCGGAAATGCCCATAATGCAACATTCGTTTCTACATTTGCTGTTGCTGTGATGGGCTCTACAAATCAGACTTTAATGGACCAGATGTATACTGAGACTGTAAATACTAAAGATCTGATTCAAAATCAAACATTGTCTGGTTATTATGGAAATACGCTACGTTGTATTTCTCTTTTCATGATGACTGGTAATTTCTGGCCTTATGGTACAACGTCCGAGCAAGAGATAAATGTAAGACAGGGATCGGTTAATATTGAAAACAATACTACTTTTGATTTCCAGAATGGACAGATCGGTGTCGGCAAATCTATTAATTTTACAATAGAAAACCTTGGTTTTGCTCCTTTAACCTTATCTGGTTCACCAATAGTTGTTTTAACTCCTACAACAGATTTTACTGTAACAACTCAGCCATCTGGTCCCCTTGCTCTAAACGCAAATACGATTTTTACTGTAAAATTTAACCCAACATCAGCAGGTTTGAAAACTGCTACAATTACTATTGCAAGTAATGATGCAGACGAGGGTACTTATAAAATAACATTAATCGGAACAGGAACTACAAATGCTACTGCTCCGAAATTAGTAGCTAAAAATGACAATGTAATTTTAGCTAATTTAGGTACATTTGATTTAGGCAATGTAACTTCAGGTGCTACTGGTACTAAAAAGTTGAAAATCATTAACAATGGTGATGCTCCTTTAAACTTGAGTAAACCAACTGTTGCTACTGATTTTATTTCAGGAGGAACTCATCCAACAAACTACTCTGTCACTAGCACTTTGCCTATAACAATCGCTAAAGGAGACTCTGCATATATTACAATTAGTTTTGTAGCTCCGTCTACAATTCCTTCAAATCCAGTCGCTACAACAACTCTTAAACTGGTAACCGATGATCCGTCTTATGCGACCTTTACTTTAACATTAAATGCCACAATAGTAAATTGTGCTAAATCTATTAGCGATTCAAAAATCTTAACTGATTTTGATGGAAATTATAATGTTAAACATACATGGGATCCTAAACCTGCTGGAGCTTTTAGCCAGGCAACTGCAAATCCATCAGCTACAGGTTTGAACTTAAGTGCTACGGTTGCAAGTTATAACAGACCTTCAACTGGAACATTTGAAATTATCAGATATTTCCCTTGTTCAGGAACAAATTTTGACGGACTTACTCTTGCAACCCCTGCAATCAGCATGCTGGTATATTCACCTGCTGTGGGAATCAAAGTTACTTTGGCAGCACAAACTGGAACAGATGCAGCTGCTAAACCAATTTATACTGACTATTCAAGTAATGTTAACGTTTTCACTACTAAAGCAAATCAATGGGAAAGGTTAACATTTGATTTGTCTAAAGTTGTTAAAAATGGAGATGTAAGCAAATTTACTATTCTTGATATTCAAATAGATCCAGAATTGGGTTATAGCGGATGGCCTGCAAAATTCTATATTGATGATATTAAATATAGTGGTTTGGCCTGTGTAAATGACCTTCCTGCATCTCAGGTTCTTCTTGATTTTGATAACCATAATAACGTATCTCTTGATTATGGTGTATCATCTCTGTCTGCCCCAACTGGCAATGTAGTATCTGGTGGATTAAATACTAGTGCAAATGTTGGTAAATTCACAAAAGAAGCTGCAGCTGCAGCATATTCAGATGGCTTAAGATACAATGGTTGTGGTGGAGTGTTTGACCTGAGCTCTAAGAAAATCATTAGCATGCTAGTTTATTCTACTGTGGCTGATGCTCCGATTCAAATCAGCGCAAAAATTCCTGATGGATCAGATTTAGATACATATCCGGATGATGCTGCAACAGCCATTGTTAGAACTGTTTTTGCAAATAAATGGCATAGGCTTTATTTCGATCTTTCAAGTGTTCCGACAGCTCAAATACCTAATGTTTTTGCATTTGATGTAAACTTTGATCCAAATAATACAAAGAAAGCTCAAACTTATTATTTTGATGATATCAGATATGAGACAGCAACGCCATGTGTTACAGGTATTCCTGCGACAAATGTGTTGAATGACTTTGATGACAATAGATATTTAGATATCGTGTTCCCTGGAACTTTCAATACTATCTATCCAAACCCTACTACTACAGGAATCAATAATAGTGCAACTGCAGGGCAATTTGTAAGAGATGCAGGAACTACAACAGGTACTTCTTTCAGATTCAAAGCTTGTCAATCAAATATTGATTTGGGTGCTGGTAAAGCTGTTATTAACTTAATGGTAAATGCTCCGAATGCAGGTACTACATTCTTGATGTCTTTGAAAAATGCTGCTGGTACAGATTTAAGCAGTGTTGAAGCTACTACTACTGGTGCAGCCGGTGTTTGGGAAGAACTTTCATTCGACCATTCTGCTATTCTGAACTCCTCAGATGTTGCATTTATTGATGTAATAGTTGATCCGAATGCTAAGTTTTCGGCAGCAGGAAGCTCAGTTGCAGCTCGTACTTATCTTGTAGATAATTTGAGATATGGTTATGTTCCTGCTCAACCAGAGATTAACGTTAGAGTGCAGACAGCTACACCAACAAATATACTTACTACCCAGTCATTTAACATGGGAACTATAAGTGTGGGTGATAGTAGTGCTGCCATTACATTCAGTATCCAGAATAATGGTTTGGTTGACTTATTGTTGAATGGAACTCCTGACCTTGCAATTGCGGGAGCAAATCCAGGTGATTTTACCATCTCGAAGAGCCCAACTTATACTACTACAGTAGGAGCCCTTTCAGCAAGTAACTTTGTTGTAAGATTTAAACCAACTGCTGGTGGTGCAAGATCTGCTTCAATTACTATCAAAAATACTGATAGCAATGAAGGTTCCTACATCATCTATCTAAACGGAACGGCGAAACAACCTACTATGTCCTTAAAGCAGGGAGCAACAATTTACAACGCTGCTTCTGCTGCATATGACTTCGGTACTTCTTTATTGAACACAGCTACCTCTCCTGTTACTTTCACAATTACAAGTATAGGTGACGATACACTAAGATTGTCTGGTACTCCAGTTGTAACTATCACTGGTACTAATGCTGCTGACTTCTCGGTAACTCAGCCAGTGATAACTAAATTACATCCTTCAACAGGTACAGTTCTTACAACTACATTTACAGTAACATTTAAGCCAACAACTTCTGGTGTTAAAAATGCTGTAATCAATATCGGAAATAACTCTTCTGTTAATCCTTATACTTTCAAAGTAACAGGTAACGGAGATTGTCCACTGCCTACAGCACCTCTTGCCGGTCCTGATCAGTCAACTTGTGATGCATCAGTTACTCTTGCTGGAAATACTCCAACTGTTGGAACCGGAACTTGGTCTATTGTAGGAACGTCTTCTGCAACTATTAAAACTCCATCTTCGGCTACTTCGGTGGTTGAAAATTTGACAGCAGGTCAAAGTGTAACATTAAGATGGACAATTGCCAATACTTGCGGTACTAACTTTGACGAGGTGGTAATTAAAAGGAATGTTACACCAAGTGTTTCTTTCCCTGAAATAACATCAGTTTGTGCCGGAGGATCTGTAGATCTTTTCCCAACTGTAACTGGTGGAACTCAGCCTTATGTTTATACTTGGACTGCAAGTGCTGGAACAGCGCCAACTGGACCTATTCCAACTGTTACTCCATCTGCTACAACAACATATTCATTAGTGGTTAAAGATGCGAACAATTGCTCAAACGTCGCTGTTCAGAAAGTAATTTCTGTTAATGCAAAACCAGTATTAACTGTTACTCCTGCAACATCAGATATTTGTGCTGGTGGATCAGCAGCATTAACTGCAAGTGCAACTGGGGGAACTGTTCCATATTCATATGCTTGGGATTCTGCTCCTGCATTGGTTATTAATAATGACAAAGCAACTGCATCACCTTCTGTAACATCAACATATTATGTGACTGCATCAGATGGAAATGGTTGTACAAGTGATAAGAAAAGTGCTTTAGTTAATGTCACATCTGGTGGTGTTGCTTCTGTTACTATTTCGCCGGCTACAGTTGCTGTTTGTGATGGAACTCCGGTTACCTTAACTGCTACTGGTGTTAATGGTGGTGTACCAACTTATGAGTGGTTTGTTAATGGTAATAAAGTTACTGCGGGGGTAAACGGTTCAGAATTTACTTCTTCTGCTCTGCCAAACAATGCTCAGGTAACAGTTAAAATGACTTCAAGCATTGCTTGTGCTACAGGTTCTCCTGCTACTTCAGGTGCAACAACTGTTACAATTAATTCTCTTCCTTCAGTAGCAGTAAATACATCAGCTGCAGAAATCTGTAATGGAGGATCAGTTAATGTAAGTGCTGTAGTAAATAATGGTAAAGCTCCATATGCTTATGCATGGACATCTTCTGTAGGAAATAAACCTGCTGATGCTGGATCTACTTTAAGCCCGACGGAAACTACAACTTATTCAGTTCAAGTAACCGATGCTAATAATTGCAAAAATACTGTGGCTGCATCTAAACAAGTTGTTGTAAATGCTAAACCTTCAGTTGCTGTTACTCCTTCATCTACAGATGTATGTACTGGACAATCTACTGTTCTTACTGCTAACGTTATCGGAGGAACTGCACCGTTCAACTATCAGTGGACAAATGTTGTGGGTAATACTGCAAGTGTAACAGTAGCTCCAACTGCTGAAACTACTTACTCTGTGGTTGTAACAGATGGTAAAAGCTGTCAAAGTGCTGCAGCAACTTCTTTGGTAAAAGTAAGTTCTACTGTAGAAGCTAAAGTAGTAATTACAGCTTCAACAGAAAAAGCTTGTGATGCTGGAACAAATGCAACATTCACTTTAACATCTCAGGGTGGAGGAACTAGTCCGGTTTATACTTGGTCAGTAAATAACATAAATGCAAGTAATAGTTCTGAAACTTATTCGGCATCGGTAAAACCTGGTGATATCGTAAAAGTTGTAATGACTTCAAGCCTTGCTTGTGCGACAGGTTCTCCAGCAACTTCTAATGTGATCACTATAGCTAATGCAGGTAATATTTGCGTAGTTCCTGCTAAGAAAACTATAACAGGTCCGACATCGGTAACTGCTGGTGATGAAGCTACATATATGACTGATGGTGCCCCTGAAGGATCTGAATATACATGGTCTCTTCCTGAAGGTGCTACAATTGTAGAGCATAATGCAGATTATTCAACTATCAAAGTTAAGTTTGCATCTAATTCGGGAAATGTAGTGCTTCACGAAACAAATCCTGCCGGAACTACTGATTCCGATCCGATTAGTGTAGTTGTTACGCCTGCTGGAATATCTGCTTTATTAAGCAATTCTATAAGCGTAATGCCAAACCCTGGTGTAGACTTCCTAGTTACTTTAGGAGAAGTGTTCTCAGGAAATGTTAATATTATTGTGAAAAATGCTCTTGGTACTTCAGTACTTGAAGAAAATGTATTTAAAGGTTCTTCTTCTGCTGATTACAATGTTAACCTAAGTGGTTTTGCTTCTGGGATTTACTTCCTTGAAATCAGAACTGAGCAAGGTAATGCAGTTAAGAGATTGATAAAACAATAA
- a CDS encoding acyl-CoA thioesterase, whose translation MIEFEVQVRVRYAETDKMGYVYYGNYAAFYEVARVEMMRHLGLSYKKLEETGIMMPVLEYKTKFIKPALYDDLLRIKVFIKEIPRVRIKFEYETYNEQNVLLNIGETTLVFVNSETGKPCVAPEEFERTTSSYFLKEKF comes from the coding sequence ATGATTGAATTTGAAGTTCAGGTAAGAGTCAGATATGCTGAAACTGATAAAATGGGCTATGTTTACTACGGCAACTATGCTGCTTTCTATGAAGTAGCCCGTGTCGAAATGATGCGTCATTTAGGATTAAGCTACAAAAAACTAGAAGAAACCGGCATAATGATGCCTGTACTGGAATATAAAACAAAGTTTATCAAACCGGCACTCTACGATGATTTACTCAGGATTAAAGTTTTTATTAAGGAAATTCCAAGAGTCAGAATAAAATTTGAATACGAAACATATAATGAACAAAATGTTCTGCTTAATATAGGTGAAACAACATTAGTATTCGTGAATTCTGAAACCGGTAAACCATGTGTGGCCCCGGAAGAATTTGAAAGAACAACAAGTAGTTATTTTCTTAAGGAAAAATTTTAA
- the mltG gene encoding endolytic transglycosylase MltG yields the protein MKDRKYKIKVFAVVFAISFVCFSFYAYQIFFTPNLQFKKGDTYLFIPEGANFQTVSDSLKKNEIVTDYLSFAFISRLLGYQEAVKPGMYRISANMSNLNAVRMLKRGRQEPAKLVFNTIRLKQDLAEKLDNQLSLSKEEILKLLSDPKFVSQYGFDTTTIITMFIPNTYEVYWNIKGKELFDRMKKEYDSFWNNERKAQAKSLGFTPVEITILASIVEAETNKQDERSIISGVYINRLRQGMPLQADPTVKFAVGDFTIKRIYDGHLAIDSPYNTYKYTGLPPGPINLPSTKCIDAVLNTANHKYVYFCASDDLTGHHNFAETYEQHQVNAEKYRRALNKLNIK from the coding sequence ATGAAAGATAGAAAGTACAAAATTAAAGTCTTTGCAGTTGTTTTTGCAATTTCATTTGTATGCTTTTCATTTTATGCATACCAGATTTTCTTCACACCTAATCTGCAATTTAAAAAAGGTGATACATACTTGTTTATTCCTGAAGGTGCTAATTTCCAAACTGTTTCAGATAGTTTAAAAAAGAATGAAATAGTAACTGACTATTTGTCTTTCGCATTTATATCCAGGCTTTTAGGTTATCAGGAGGCTGTAAAGCCGGGGATGTATCGTATTTCTGCCAATATGTCAAATTTAAATGCAGTTCGCATGTTAAAACGAGGCAGACAAGAGCCAGCTAAACTTGTTTTTAATACAATAAGACTTAAACAAGATTTAGCTGAAAAACTTGATAACCAATTGTCTCTTTCTAAAGAGGAAATTCTGAAATTATTAAGTGACCCTAAATTTGTTTCCCAGTATGGTTTTGACACCACAACAATCATTACCATGTTTATTCCCAATACTTATGAAGTATACTGGAATATTAAAGGGAAAGAACTCTTTGATAGGATGAAAAAAGAATACGATAGTTTCTGGAACAATGAAAGAAAAGCTCAAGCTAAAAGTCTTGGATTTACTCCAGTGGAAATTACAATTCTGGCATCTATCGTAGAGGCAGAAACTAACAAACAAGATGAAAGATCAATCATTTCAGGAGTTTATATAAACCGGCTAAGACAGGGAATGCCTTTGCAAGCAGACCCAACTGTTAAATTCGCTGTAGGTGATTTTACAATTAAAAGAATTTATGATGGTCACCTTGCTATAGACTCGCCTTACAATACATATAAATATACAGGACTTCCTCCAGGACCCATAAATCTTCCTTCTACTAAATGTATTGATGCTGTTCTAAATACTGCCAATCATAAGTATGTATACTTCTGCGCCAGTGACGATCTTACAGGACACCATAATTTCGCAGAAACATACGAACAACATCAGGTGAATGCTGAAAAGTATAGAAGAGCTTTAAATAAACTGAATATTAAATAA
- a CDS encoding L-threonylcarbamoyladenylate synthase, with the protein MKAKLIKINPINPQMNKIAEVVEVLQKGGVIIYPTDTVYGIGCDIHNQKAVERVCKIKNINPQKINLSFICYDLSHISEYTKNLPTNIFKIMKKALPGPFTFILNASGKVPKILHTKKNTVGIRVPDNTIPRLIVKELGNPIITTSIKDEDAILEYSTDPELIYERFKGLVDIVVDGGLGNIEASTIVDCTTDEPEILREGLGKIEEVL; encoded by the coding sequence ATGAAAGCTAAATTAATAAAAATTAACCCAATAAATCCGCAAATGAATAAAATCGCGGAGGTGGTAGAAGTTTTGCAAAAAGGTGGGGTTATTATATATCCAACGGATACTGTATATGGAATTGGATGTGATATACATAATCAAAAGGCGGTAGAGAGAGTTTGTAAAATTAAAAATATCAACCCTCAAAAAATAAATCTTTCTTTTATCTGCTACGATTTAAGTCATATTTCGGAATACACAAAAAATTTACCAACAAACATTTTTAAAATTATGAAGAAGGCTTTACCAGGTCCTTTTACATTTATTTTAAATGCAAGTGGGAAAGTACCTAAAATTCTTCATACTAAAAAAAATACTGTAGGAATAAGAGTTCCTGATAATACAATTCCTCGACTGATTGTTAAGGAATTAGGAAACCCTATTATTACAACTTCAATAAAAGATGAAGATGCAATACTGGAATATTCAACAGACCCTGAATTGATTTATGAGAGATTCAAAGGACTTGTGGATATCGTCGTTGATGGTGGGTTGGGGAATATTGAGGCTTCTACTATTGTAGATTGTACGACTGACGAGCCTGAAATTTTACGTGAAGGTCTAGGAAAGATTGAGGAAGTATTATAA
- a CDS encoding lysophospholipid acyltransferase family protein, whose amino-acid sequence MYSILKVVFYFIPNSLIYLFSDFLSFVLYHIIKYRRKVVFQNLQNSFPQKEVHELNLISRKFYSNLTDTILETLLIPSLTKDQLNKKVIQKNIELPLEYLRKGQSIIVLTGHQCNWEWLLLSSSMLSEYSVDAIYRPLKNKSSDLFFLKMRSKFGANLIPMKDTLRSIIKRKDITRGIAMVADQTPPGGEIQYWTKFLNQDTPFFVGADKIARNTSFPVFYLSMKRIKRGFYETKYELLAEPPFPEEKFSLVEKYAKALEKTIIESPSDWLWSHKRWKNVWLKS is encoded by the coding sequence ATGTATTCGATTTTAAAAGTTGTCTTTTATTTTATCCCAAATTCATTGATTTATTTATTCTCTGATTTTTTAAGTTTTGTACTCTATCATATAATCAAATACCGAAGAAAAGTTGTATTTCAAAATCTTCAAAATTCCTTTCCTCAAAAGGAAGTCCATGAGCTGAACTTAATATCCAGAAAATTTTATTCTAATCTTACTGATACCATTCTGGAAACACTATTAATTCCTTCTCTAACAAAAGATCAGCTAAATAAGAAAGTCATACAAAAAAATATTGAGCTTCCTCTTGAATACCTGAGAAAAGGTCAGTCTATTATAGTTCTCACAGGGCATCAATGTAACTGGGAATGGCTCCTCTTAAGTTCCTCTATGCTTTCAGAATATAGTGTTGATGCTATCTACCGTCCTTTAAAAAACAAAAGCTCAGATCTTTTTTTCTTAAAAATGAGGTCCAAATTTGGAGCTAACTTGATTCCAATGAAAGATACGTTAAGAAGTATTATCAAGAGAAAAGACATTACTAGAGGTATTGCGATGGTTGCAGATCAAACACCTCCGGGAGGTGAAATTCAGTATTGGACCAAATTTTTAAATCAAGACACGCCTTTTTTCGTGGGGGCTGACAAAATAGCACGAAATACATCCTTTCCCGTATTTTATCTCAGCATGAAACGAATAAAGAGAGGATTTTATGAAACAAAATATGAACTTTTGGCTGAACCACCCTTTCCTGAAGAAAAATTTTCTCTTGTTGAAAAATATGCTAAAGCACTTGAAAAAACCATAATAGAATCTCCCTCAGATTGGCTTTGGTCTCACAAACGCTGGAAAAACGTCTGGCTAAAAAGCTAA